A genomic region of Mycobacterium sp. Aquia_213 contains the following coding sequences:
- the rplQ gene encoding 50S ribosomal protein L17 has translation MPKPTKGPRLGGSSSHQKALLANLATSLFEHDRIKTTEPKARALRPYAEKLITHAKKGTLHNRREVLKKIRDKDVVHKLFEEIGPFFADREGGYTRIIKVEARKGDNAPMAVIELVQEKTVTSEADRARRVKASKKAPEKAEAPAAAAAPAEEAEAEEVAAEEAVSEEATTEAAEPAAEAEAAEEPEAEAAGEGDESTDK, from the coding sequence ATGCCCAAGCCCACCAAGGGCCCTCGCCTCGGCGGGTCGTCTTCGCACCAGAAGGCTCTGCTGGCCAACCTGGCCACATCGCTGTTCGAGCACGACCGGATCAAGACGACCGAGCCGAAAGCACGTGCGCTGCGGCCGTACGCGGAGAAGCTGATCACGCACGCGAAAAAGGGCACGCTGCACAACCGTCGAGAGGTTCTGAAGAAGATCCGCGACAAGGACGTCGTGCACAAGCTGTTCGAGGAGATCGGGCCGTTCTTCGCCGACCGCGAAGGCGGATACACCCGCATCATCAAGGTCGAGGCACGTAAGGGCGACAACGCCCCGATGGCCGTGATCGAGCTGGTGCAGGAAAAGACCGTGACGTCGGAGGCCGACCGTGCGCGTCGGGTGAAGGCTTCGAAGAAGGCTCCCGAAAAGGCAGAAGCACCCGCCGCCGCGGCGGCACCGGCCGAAGAGGCCGAGGCCGAAGAGGTTGCGGCCGAGGAAGCCGTCTCGGAAGAGGCGACGACCGAAGCGGCTGAGCCTGCTGCCGAGGCCGAAGCGGCCGAGGAGCCCGAGGCTGAGGCCGCCGGCGAGGGTGACGAGTCCACCGACAAGTAG
- the rpsD gene encoding 30S ribosomal protein S4 — translation MARYTGPMTRKSRRLRTDLVGGDQAFEKRPYPPGQHGRARIKESEYLLQMQEKQKARFTYGVMEKQFRRYYEEATRHAGKTGENLLQILESRLDNVVYRAGLARTRRMARQLVSHGHFSVNGVHVNVPSYRVSQYDIIDVRDGSLNTVPFQIARETSGDRPIPSWLQVVGERQRILIHQLPERAQIDVPLTEQLIVEYYSK, via the coding sequence ATGGCTCGTTACACCGGACCCATGACGCGCAAGTCGCGTCGGCTGCGCACCGACCTCGTCGGTGGCGACCAGGCCTTCGAGAAGCGTCCCTACCCGCCCGGCCAGCACGGCCGCGCGCGGATCAAGGAAAGCGAATACCTGCTGCAGATGCAGGAGAAGCAGAAGGCCCGCTTCACCTACGGCGTGATGGAAAAGCAGTTCCGCCGCTACTACGAAGAGGCCACCCGGCACGCCGGCAAGACCGGTGAGAACCTGCTGCAGATCCTCGAGAGCCGGCTGGACAACGTCGTGTACCGCGCCGGGCTGGCGCGCACCCGCCGGATGGCCCGCCAGCTCGTCAGCCACGGGCACTTCAGCGTCAACGGCGTGCACGTCAACGTGCCCAGCTACCGGGTGTCGCAGTACGACATCATCGACGTGCGGGACGGGTCGCTGAACACCGTGCCGTTCCAGATCGCGCGGGAGACGTCGGGCGACCGTCCGATCCCGAGCTGGCTGCAGGTGGTGGGGGAGCGTCAGCGCATCCTGATCCACCAGCTGCCCGAGCGCGCACAGATCGACGTGCCACTCACCGAGCAGCTCATCGTCGAGTACTACTCGAAGTAA
- the rpsM gene encoding 30S ribosomal protein S13, protein MARLVGVDLPRDKRMEIALTYIFGVGRTRSNEILEATGIDRNLRTKDLTDDQLTHLRDYIEANLKVEGDLRREVQADIRRKIEIGCYQGLRHRRGLPVRGQRTKTNARTRKGPKRTIAGKKKAR, encoded by the coding sequence ATGGCTCGACTAGTAGGCGTCGATCTGCCGCGTGACAAGCGGATGGAGATCGCGCTGACGTACATCTTCGGCGTGGGCCGAACCCGCTCCAACGAGATCTTGGAAGCGACCGGTATCGACCGGAACTTGCGCACCAAGGACCTCACCGACGACCAGCTGACCCACTTGCGCGATTACATCGAGGCCAACCTCAAGGTCGAGGGTGACCTGCGCCGCGAGGTGCAGGCAGACATCCGCCGCAAGATCGAGATCGGCTGCTACCAGGGTCTGCGGCACCGCCGCGGGCTGCCGGTCCGCGGCCAGCGCACCAAGACCAACGCGCGTACCCGCAAGGGTCCCAAGCGCACCATCGCCGGCAAGAAGAAGGCCAGGTAA
- the rfbB gene encoding dTDP-glucose 4,6-dehydratase produces the protein MRLLVTGGAGFIGANFVHSTVRERPDVSVTVLDALTYAGRRESLADVEDAVKLVEGDICDAALVSQLTAEADAVVHFAAESHVDNALDNPEPFLHTNVVGTYTILEAVRRHGIRLHHISTDEVYGDLELDDPQRFTESTPYNPSSPYSATKAAADMLVRAWVRSYGVRATLSNCSNNYGPYQHIEKFIPRQITNVLTGRRCKLYGAGANVRDWIHVDDHNSAVWQILDKGQIGATYLISAEGERDNLTVLRTLLSMMGVEPDDFDHVTDRVGHDLRYAIDPSLLYDELHWAPKHTDFEEGLRETIDWYRANESWWRPLKDASEARYKERGQ, from the coding sequence ATGCGGCTGCTGGTCACCGGTGGCGCCGGTTTCATCGGCGCGAATTTCGTGCACAGTACGGTGCGCGAGCGTCCCGACGTTTCAGTGACGGTGCTCGACGCCCTGACGTACGCCGGGCGGCGTGAGTCGCTGGCCGACGTCGAGGACGCCGTGAAGCTGGTCGAGGGTGACATCTGTGATGCCGCGCTGGTTTCCCAGCTGACCGCCGAGGCCGACGCGGTGGTGCACTTCGCCGCCGAAAGCCACGTCGATAACGCTCTGGACAACCCCGAGCCGTTTCTGCACACCAACGTGGTTGGGACGTACACGATCCTGGAAGCGGTACGGCGCCACGGGATAAGGCTGCACCACATCTCGACCGACGAGGTCTACGGCGATCTGGAACTCGACGACCCGCAGCGGTTCACCGAGTCGACGCCCTACAACCCGTCGAGCCCCTACTCGGCGACCAAGGCCGCCGCCGACATGCTGGTCCGGGCCTGGGTGCGCTCGTACGGGGTGCGCGCGACGCTGTCCAACTGCTCCAACAACTACGGGCCTTACCAGCACATCGAGAAATTCATCCCGCGCCAGATCACCAATGTGCTGACCGGCCGAAGGTGCAAGCTGTACGGCGCCGGGGCCAACGTCCGCGACTGGATCCACGTCGACGACCACAACAGCGCGGTCTGGCAAATTCTGGACAAGGGCCAGATCGGGGCGACCTACCTGATCTCCGCCGAGGGTGAGCGCGACAACCTGACCGTGCTGCGCACGTTGCTTTCAATGATGGGTGTCGAGCCCGACGACTTCGACCACGTCACCGACCGCGTCGGCCACGACCTGCGCTACGCCATCGATCCGTCCCTGCTGTATGACGAATTGCACTGGGCGCCAAAGCATACCGACTTCGAAGAGGGATTGCGCGAAACCATTGACTGGTATCGGGCCAACGAATCCTGGTGGCGTCCGCTCAAAGACGCATCGGAAGCCCGCTACAAAGAACGGGGTCAGTGA
- a CDS encoding FAD-dependent oxidoreductase translates to MTRPIDSAEQSRKPVILTVDDDPSVSRAVARDLRRKYGEAHRIVRAESGPEALDTLKQLKLRGETVAAIVADYRMPQMTGIEFLEQAMDLYPAARRILLTAYADTHAAIDAINVVDLDHYLLKPWDPPEEKLYPVIDALLEAWRAVPEHAIPHTKVIGHRWSARSWEVRDFLARNGLHYNWFMADEPVGEQLLKAAGEDGLRLPVVITEHGDPLVEPTDAELADTLGLSTQLSQEFYDLIVIGGGPAGLAAAVYGASEGLRTVLIESTATGGQAGQSSRIENYLGFPDGVSGGQLAQRARLQAEKFGAELITARTATALEINGPKRTVRFADGGFVDAHAVILATGVSYRQLDATGCTELTGRGVYYGATTFASDCADEEIYVIGGANSAGQAAMFLSREAKSVTILVRAPSLEASMSYYLIQQIEANPKITVRTCTEVECATGTDHLEKLTLLNNRTGVSEDVTCARMFIFIGAAPRTDWLDGVLARDDHGFILTGPDLRNVCGWTLDRPPHHLETSVPGVFATGDVRSTSAKRVAAAVGEGSMAVMLVHRYLAES, encoded by the coding sequence ATGACACGTCCCATTGATAGCGCCGAGCAGTCACGCAAGCCGGTGATATTGACCGTCGACGACGATCCCTCGGTATCCCGCGCTGTGGCCCGGGACCTCCGGCGCAAATACGGCGAGGCTCACCGCATCGTGCGCGCGGAATCGGGACCCGAGGCGCTGGACACCCTCAAGCAGCTCAAGCTGCGCGGCGAAACGGTCGCGGCGATCGTCGCCGACTACCGGATGCCGCAGATGACGGGCATCGAGTTCCTCGAGCAGGCGATGGATCTGTACCCGGCGGCGCGACGAATTCTGTTGACCGCCTACGCCGACACCCACGCCGCGATCGACGCGATCAACGTCGTCGACCTCGACCACTACCTGCTCAAGCCGTGGGATCCGCCGGAGGAAAAGCTCTACCCCGTCATCGACGCGCTGCTGGAAGCCTGGCGCGCGGTGCCGGAGCACGCCATTCCGCACACCAAGGTGATCGGCCACCGCTGGTCGGCACGGTCCTGGGAGGTGCGCGACTTCCTGGCCCGCAACGGGCTGCACTACAACTGGTTCATGGCCGACGAACCCGTCGGCGAACAGCTGCTCAAGGCCGCCGGCGAAGACGGACTGCGACTGCCGGTCGTCATCACCGAACATGGCGACCCGCTGGTCGAACCCACCGACGCCGAGCTGGCCGACACGCTGGGCCTCTCGACCCAGCTGTCGCAGGAGTTCTACGACTTGATCGTGATCGGCGGCGGACCGGCGGGGCTGGCCGCCGCCGTCTACGGCGCCTCCGAGGGGCTGCGCACGGTGCTGATCGAAAGCACCGCGACCGGCGGCCAGGCCGGCCAGAGCTCGCGCATCGAGAACTACCTGGGCTTCCCGGACGGAGTGTCGGGCGGTCAGCTGGCCCAGCGCGCGCGCCTGCAAGCCGAGAAATTCGGCGCAGAACTCATCACCGCCCGAACTGCCACCGCCCTGGAGATCAACGGGCCCAAGCGGACCGTGCGGTTCGCCGACGGCGGTTTCGTCGACGCGCACGCGGTCATCCTGGCCACCGGTGTCTCCTACCGGCAGCTGGACGCGACCGGGTGCACGGAGCTGACCGGTCGCGGCGTCTACTACGGCGCTACGACGTTCGCCTCCGACTGCGCAGACGAAGAGATCTACGTGATCGGCGGGGCCAACTCGGCCGGCCAGGCCGCGATGTTCCTGTCCCGCGAGGCCAAATCGGTGACCATCCTGGTGCGCGCCCCGTCGCTGGAGGCGTCGATGTCGTACTACCTGATCCAGCAGATCGAGGCGAACCCCAAGATCACCGTCCGCACCTGCACGGAAGTCGAGTGCGCCACCGGAACCGACCACCTCGAAAAGCTGACCCTGCTCAACAACCGGACCGGCGTCAGCGAGGACGTCACCTGTGCCCGGATGTTCATCTTCATCGGGGCCGCCCCGCGGACCGACTGGCTGGACGGGGTGCTGGCCCGCGACGACCACGGCTTCATCCTCACCGGCCCGGACCTGCGCAACGTGTGCGGCTGGACCCTGGACCGCCCGCCGCATCACCTGGAAACCAGCGTGCCGGGCGTGTTCGCCACCGGCGACGTCCGCTCCACGTCCGCCAAACGGGTCGCGGCCGCAGTCGGTGAGGGGTCGATGGCCGTGATGCTGGTCCACCGCTACCTGGCCGAGTCATAG
- the rpmJ gene encoding 50S ribosomal protein L36 — MKVNPSVKPICDKCRVIRRHGRVMVICSDPRHKQRQG, encoded by the coding sequence GTGAAGGTCAACCCCAGCGTGAAGCCGATTTGCGACAAGTGCAGGGTGATCCGTCGGCATGGGCGGGTCATGGTGATCTGCTCCGATCCACGCCACAAGCAGCGCCAGGGCTAG
- the rpsK gene encoding 30S ribosomal protein S11 — protein MPPAKKAAAAAPKKGQKTRKREKKNIPHGAAHIKSTFNNTIVSITDPQGNVIAWASSGHVGFKGSRKSTPFAAQLAAENAARKAQEHGVRKVDVFVKGPGSGRETAIRSLQAAGLEVGAISDVTPQPHNGCRPPKRRRV, from the coding sequence ATGCCACCCGCCAAGAAGGCAGCAGCGGCCGCCCCCAAGAAGGGGCAGAAGACCCGCAAGCGCGAAAAGAAGAACATTCCGCACGGTGCCGCGCACATCAAGAGCACGTTCAACAACACGATCGTGAGCATCACCGACCCGCAGGGCAACGTCATCGCCTGGGCGTCGTCGGGTCACGTCGGCTTCAAGGGTTCGCGGAAATCAACGCCGTTCGCCGCTCAGCTGGCCGCCGAGAACGCCGCACGCAAGGCCCAGGAGCACGGGGTGCGCAAGGTCGACGTGTTCGTGAAGGGCCCGGGCTCGGGCCGGGAGACCGCGATCCGTTCGCTGCAGGCCGCCGGCCTGGAGGTCGGCGCGATCTCCGACGTCACCCCCCAGCCGCACAACGGCTGCCGTCCGCCCAAGCGCAGAAGGGTCTAG
- a CDS encoding ATP-binding protein — MTANTPCEPDELRSLFLFEALTDEQLAVLCTNGCIENYQPGPICVEGEPATCFYVLIEGELMMSKLSGGQDIETVRTSQRGVYAGAWRAFTGGKQKSYDASVHVTKPSRFFVMDAPVFAQFMRDQFPMAVHLLDGIAVGTDRTRRIIDNREKLLALGRLSAGLTHQLNNPAAAISRAASDLRERVANMRHKLAMLADGTVTPEALSALVRLQERVAEQVAKSASQHLSALETADREDAVCDWLEDHGIDGGWDIAPTFIEGGIDTDWLDRISAAADELETASLEQAIRWLNYTIESELLMNQILEASKRISALVADAKQYSQMDRAPFQVANVHDLLYSTLVMFADRLTKDGSKDAKAITVVKDFDKSLPEIPCYPADLNQVWTNIIDNALAAMRDTGGTLTVRTCRFGDNMARVEICDTGPGVPADIREHIFEPFFTTKPFGEGTGLGLDLAFNIVVKKHRGDLRVESVPGDTRFIVLLPLQMQPVADVAVIDDDDVDDDDSQ; from the coding sequence ATGACCGCCAATACGCCGTGTGAACCCGACGAGCTGCGCAGCCTGTTCCTGTTCGAGGCCCTGACCGACGAACAACTCGCGGTGCTGTGCACCAACGGGTGCATCGAGAACTACCAGCCGGGGCCGATCTGCGTCGAGGGCGAACCGGCGACCTGCTTCTACGTGCTGATCGAGGGCGAGCTGATGATGTCCAAGCTCTCCGGCGGTCAGGACATCGAAACCGTCCGCACCTCGCAACGCGGCGTCTATGCCGGGGCGTGGCGGGCGTTCACCGGCGGGAAGCAGAAGAGCTACGACGCCTCGGTCCACGTGACCAAGCCGTCGCGCTTCTTCGTGATGGACGCGCCCGTCTTCGCCCAGTTCATGCGCGACCAGTTCCCGATGGCGGTCCACCTGCTCGACGGGATCGCGGTGGGCACCGACCGGACCCGCCGGATCATCGACAACCGGGAGAAGCTGCTGGCGCTGGGGCGGCTGTCGGCCGGGCTGACCCATCAGCTCAACAATCCGGCCGCCGCGATCTCGCGGGCCGCGTCGGATCTGCGCGAACGAGTGGCCAACATGCGGCACAAGCTGGCGATGCTCGCCGACGGCACCGTCACGCCCGAGGCGTTGAGCGCGTTGGTGCGGTTGCAGGAGCGGGTCGCCGAGCAAGTCGCGAAGTCGGCGTCGCAGCACCTGAGCGCACTCGAGACCGCCGACCGCGAGGACGCCGTCTGCGACTGGCTGGAAGACCACGGCATCGACGGCGGGTGGGACATCGCGCCGACGTTCATCGAGGGCGGCATCGACACCGATTGGCTCGACCGAATCTCCGCGGCCGCCGACGAGCTGGAGACGGCCTCGTTGGAGCAGGCGATCCGATGGCTCAACTACACCATCGAAAGCGAACTGCTGATGAACCAGATTCTGGAAGCCAGCAAACGGATCTCGGCACTGGTCGCCGATGCCAAGCAGTATTCGCAAATGGATCGGGCCCCGTTCCAGGTGGCCAACGTGCACGACCTGCTGTACAGCACGCTGGTGATGTTCGCCGACCGATTGACGAAGGACGGCAGCAAGGACGCCAAAGCGATCACCGTGGTCAAGGACTTCGACAAATCGCTTCCCGAAATCCCTTGCTATCCAGCCGATCTCAACCAGGTGTGGACCAACATCATCGACAACGCGCTCGCCGCGATGCGCGATACGGGCGGCACGCTGACCGTGCGCACCTGCCGCTTCGGCGACAACATGGCCCGCGTCGAGATCTGTGACACCGGGCCGGGAGTCCCCGCCGACATCCGCGAGCACATCTTCGAGCCGTTCTTCACCACCAAACCGTTCGGCGAAGGCACCGGCCTCGGGCTGGACCTCGCGTTCAACATCGTCGTCAAGAAACATCGCGGGGATCTGCGGGTGGAATCGGTGCCCGGCGATACCCGGTTCATCGTGTTGCTGCCGCTTCAGATGCAGCCCGTCGCCGACGTCGCCGTCATCGATGACGACGACGTGGATGACGACGACTCGCAATAG
- a CDS encoding LLM class F420-dependent oxidoreductase → MTDAAASKPNLGRFGVFGRGVTPQQAQEIESLGYGAVWVGGSPPAELEWVEPILEATTTLQVATGIVNIWTAPANEVAESFHRIDKAYPSRFLLGIGVGHREMISDYRKPYDALVEYLDSLDEYGVPADRRVVAALGPRVLGLSAQRSAGAHPYLSTPEHTAHARELIGPSAFLAPEHKVVLTTDADQARAVGRQALDMYFNLVNYRNNWKRSGFADDEVVRPGSDRLVDAVVAYGTVDQIAARLNEHLAAGADHVPVQVLTPDENLVSALAELAGPLGLNRS, encoded by the coding sequence ATGACCGACGCAGCTGCAAGCAAACCCAATCTTGGCCGGTTCGGAGTGTTCGGACGGGGCGTAACGCCCCAACAAGCCCAAGAAATCGAGTCCCTGGGCTACGGGGCCGTCTGGGTGGGTGGTTCCCCACCCGCCGAGCTGGAGTGGGTGGAGCCCATCCTGGAAGCGACGACCACGTTGCAGGTGGCCACCGGAATCGTGAACATTTGGACCGCGCCCGCCAACGAGGTGGCCGAGTCGTTCCACCGGATCGACAAGGCCTACCCGAGTCGCTTCCTGCTCGGGATCGGCGTCGGCCACCGCGAGATGATCAGCGATTACCGCAAGCCCTACGACGCGTTGGTCGAGTACCTCGACTCGCTCGACGAGTACGGCGTGCCCGCCGATCGCCGGGTGGTGGCGGCACTGGGCCCGCGGGTCCTGGGACTCTCGGCGCAACGCAGCGCCGGCGCGCACCCGTACCTGAGCACCCCGGAGCACACCGCGCACGCACGCGAGTTGATCGGCCCGTCGGCGTTCTTGGCGCCCGAGCACAAGGTGGTGTTGACCACCGACGCCGACCAGGCTCGGGCGGTCGGACGCCAGGCGCTGGACATGTACTTCAACCTGGTCAACTACCGCAACAACTGGAAGCGGTCGGGCTTTGCCGACGACGAGGTCGTCCGGCCGGGTAGCGACCGTCTGGTCGACGCGGTGGTGGCCTATGGCACTGTGGACCAGATCGCCGCTCGGCTGAACGAGCACCTCGCCGCGGGGGCCGACCACGTGCCCGTGCAGGTCCTCACCCCAGATGAAAACCTGGTCTCGGCGCTGGCTGAACTGGCGGGGCCGCTCGGACTGAACCGCTCGTAA
- a CDS encoding DNA-directed RNA polymerase subunit alpha: MLISQRPTLSEEILTDSRSQFVIEPLEPGFGYTLGNSLRRTLLSSIPGAAVTSIRIDGVLHEFTTVPGVKEDVTDIILNLKGLVVSSEEDEPVTMYLRKQGPGEVTAGDIVPPAGVTVHNPGMHIATLNDKGKLEVELVVERGRGYVPAVQNRASGAEIGRIPVDSIYSPVLKVTYKVDATRVEQRTDFDKLILDVETKSSITPRDALASAGKTLVELFGLARELNVEAEGIEIGPSPAEADHIASFALPIDDLDLTVRSYNCLKREGVHTVGELVSRTESDLLDIRNFGQKSIDEVKVKLHQLGLSLKDSPPSFDPSEVAGYDVATGTWSTEGAYDDADYAETEQL; the protein is encoded by the coding sequence ATGCTGATTTCTCAGCGACCCACACTGTCCGAGGAAATCCTCACCGACAGCCGGTCCCAGTTCGTCATCGAGCCGCTGGAGCCGGGTTTCGGTTACACCCTTGGCAATTCGCTGCGGCGCACGCTGCTGTCGTCGATTCCCGGCGCGGCCGTCACCAGCATTCGCATCGACGGCGTCCTGCACGAGTTCACCACCGTGCCCGGCGTCAAAGAGGATGTCACCGACATCATTCTGAACCTCAAGGGTCTGGTCGTGTCCTCCGAGGAGGACGAGCCCGTCACCATGTACCTGCGCAAGCAGGGCCCGGGTGAGGTCACCGCGGGTGACATCGTGCCACCCGCCGGCGTCACCGTGCACAACCCCGGTATGCACATCGCGACGCTGAACGACAAGGGCAAGCTCGAGGTCGAGCTCGTCGTCGAGCGTGGTCGTGGTTACGTGCCGGCCGTGCAGAACCGCGCTTCCGGTGCCGAAATCGGCCGTATCCCAGTCGATTCCATCTACTCGCCGGTGCTCAAGGTCACCTACAAGGTGGACGCCACTCGTGTCGAGCAGCGTACCGACTTCGACAAGCTGATCCTGGACGTCGAGACCAAGAGTTCGATCACCCCGCGCGACGCGCTGGCATCGGCGGGTAAGACCCTGGTCGAATTGTTCGGCCTGGCACGCGAACTCAACGTCGAGGCCGAGGGTATCGAGATCGGGCCGTCGCCGGCCGAGGCCGACCACATCGCCTCGTTCGCGCTGCCGATCGACGACCTGGATCTGACCGTGCGGTCCTACAACTGCCTCAAGCGCGAGGGTGTGCACACCGTCGGCGAGCTGGTGAGTCGCACCGAATCCGACCTGCTCGACATCCGCAACTTCGGCCAGAAGTCCATCGACGAGGTCAAGGTCAAGCTGCACCAGCTGGGCCTGTCGCTCAAGGACAGCCCGCCGAGCTTCGACCCGTCCGAGGTTGCGGGCTACGACGTCGCCACCGGCACCTGGTCCACCGAGGGTGCTTACGACGACGCGGACTACGCCGAGACCGAACAGCTCTAA
- the infA gene encoding translation initiation factor IF-1, whose product MAKKDGAIEVEGRVVEPLPNAMFRIELENGHKVLAHISGKMRQHYIRILPEDRVVVELSPYDLSRGRIVYRYK is encoded by the coding sequence ATGGCCAAGAAGGACGGCGCCATCGAGGTCGAGGGCCGGGTGGTCGAGCCCCTGCCCAATGCGATGTTTCGCATTGAGCTGGAGAACGGTCACAAGGTGCTTGCCCACATCAGCGGCAAGATGCGGCAGCACTACATCCGCATCCTCCCCGAGGACCGGGTGGTGGTGGAGCTGTCTCCCTACGACCTGTCCCGGGGCCGCATTGTGTACCGGTACAAGTAA
- the truA gene encoding tRNA pseudouridine(38-40) synthase TruA → MSLLPRPKRPRSPRLRPPARVTSPPTSSEDVRLRLDIAYDGTDFAGWATQAGQRTVAGVIDDALTTVFRTPVRLWAAGRTDTGVHATGQVAHVDVPAAALPNAYPRSPRAGDPEFLPLLRRLSRFLPTDVRVIGITRAPAGFDARFSALRRHYEYRLSTAAYGVKPQQARYITAWPRELDVDAMSAASQDLLGLNDFAAFCRYRTGATTIRDLQRLDWSRDSDLITAHVSADAFCWQMVRSLVGALLAVGEHRRSREWCRELLSATARSSDFAAAPAQGLTLVQVDYPPDDELASRILITRDLRTR, encoded by the coding sequence CTGAGCCTGCTGCCGAGGCCGAAGCGGCCGAGGAGCCCGAGGCTGAGGCCGCCGGCGAGGGTGACGAGTCCACCGACAAGTAGCGAAGACGTCCGTCTTAGGCTCGATATCGCCTATGACGGCACCGATTTCGCGGGCTGGGCAACTCAGGCCGGGCAGCGCACTGTCGCCGGTGTTATCGACGACGCGCTGACGACGGTTTTCCGCACGCCGGTACGGCTGTGGGCGGCCGGGCGCACCGACACGGGAGTACACGCCACCGGACAGGTGGCCCATGTCGATGTGCCTGCCGCCGCCCTGCCGAATGCCTACCCACGTTCGCCGCGCGCCGGCGATCCGGAATTCCTGCCGCTGCTGCGCCGCCTGAGCCGATTCTTGCCGACCGACGTTCGGGTGATCGGGATTACCCGCGCCCCAGCGGGTTTCGACGCGCGGTTCTCGGCGTTGCGGCGGCACTACGAGTACCGGTTGTCGACGGCGGCCTACGGCGTCAAGCCGCAGCAGGCGCGCTACATCACCGCCTGGCCGCGCGAGCTGGACGTGGACGCGATGAGCGCCGCGTCACAAGATCTGCTGGGGCTGAACGACTTTGCGGCCTTCTGCCGTTATCGAACCGGCGCCACCACGATTCGCGACCTGCAGCGCCTGGACTGGTCGCGCGACAGCGACCTGATCACCGCGCACGTGAGCGCCGATGCGTTCTGCTGGCAGATGGTGCGCTCACTGGTCGGGGCGCTGCTGGCCGTCGGCGAACATCGGCGCAGCCGAGAATGGTGTCGTGAATTGCTCAGCGCGACAGCACGATCCAGTGATTTTGCGGCAGCACCGGCGCAGGGCCTGACGTTGGTGCAGGTGGACTATCCGCCCGACGACGAGCTGGCGTCGCGCATCCTGATCACCCGGGATCTGCGCACCCGCTAG
- a CDS encoding LLM class F420-dependent oxidoreductase, giving the protein MTDAVSLKPELGRYGAWLPTRSITPELAAKIEALGYPAAWIGGSPDADLAWVEPALAQTSSLQLATGIVNIWTAAATPVAESFKRIESAYPGRFLLGIGVGHPEHTQEYVKPYAALVGYLDALDEALVPTSRRVLAALGPKVLALSAERSAGAHPYLTTPEHTAKAREQLGNSVFLAPEHKVVLTTDREKARDAGRQLVQHYLGLSNYVNNWLRLGFTEDDVRAPGSDRLIDAVVAYGTPEAIVKRLNEHLDAGADHVGIQVLGGYNEETLLPSLSELAEPLGLTPAS; this is encoded by the coding sequence ATGACCGACGCAGTATCGCTGAAGCCCGAGCTCGGCCGTTACGGCGCCTGGCTGCCCACCCGTTCCATCACACCGGAACTGGCCGCCAAGATCGAGGCCCTGGGGTATCCGGCCGCCTGGATCGGCGGATCACCGGACGCCGATCTGGCCTGGGTGGAACCGGCTTTGGCGCAGACCAGCTCGCTGCAGCTGGCCACCGGGATCGTCAACATCTGGACGGCGGCGGCCACACCCGTCGCCGAGTCCTTCAAGCGCATCGAAAGTGCTTACCCTGGAAGGTTTTTGCTCGGTATCGGAGTGGGCCACCCCGAGCACACCCAGGAGTACGTCAAGCCCTACGCCGCACTGGTCGGCTACCTGGACGCCCTCGACGAGGCGCTGGTGCCAACCAGCCGGCGGGTGCTCGCGGCGCTCGGTCCCAAGGTGTTGGCGCTGTCCGCGGAACGCAGCGCCGGCGCGCACCCGTACCTGACCACACCGGAGCACACGGCCAAGGCGCGCGAACAGCTCGGCAATTCGGTGTTCTTGGCCCCGGAGCACAAGGTGGTGCTGACCACCGATCGCGAGAAAGCGCGCGACGCCGGCCGTCAGCTCGTCCAGCACTACCTGGGGCTGAGCAACTATGTGAACAACTGGCTGCGGCTGGGGTTCACCGAGGACGACGTGCGCGCACCCGGCAGCGACCGGCTGATCGACGCGGTGGTGGCTTACGGGACCCCGGAGGCCATCGTGAAGCGCCTCAACGAGCACCTGGACGCGGGCGCCGACCACGTGGGCATCCAGGTGCTGGGCGGCTATAACGAAGAGACGCTGCTGCCCTCGCTGAGCGAACTGGCCGAGCCGCTTGGGCTAACCCCCGCAAGCTGA